Proteins encoded by one window of Flavobacterium sp. N502540:
- a CDS encoding CDC27 family protein, producing MRNFTWSFLMFFCFVFSSFSQTKSVEKGTYLSTNRGQKVKLNLLENGKYEFILYFGDYNVKGDSLLFSQNKSVEEGFDLSFITDKKAKKIKIKFVDPSFYPFYVGTQKGSEAIQYKKLSDIKIETDPEWKDLDTAFDIDKCDFLYLALEGYDTETKLYKYALPKDVAEVTIKYNSLTEGDLKISGLWDKKTNQLRISDKGGKNPLTFVNEKEQKPEAKEVKVTPMESLNIPNWTYPGKDPVVDADFEMTVDSAATAVVDSAYVPEIYDFKFKIQDNLKSALAATAADKTKFLVVAVDTKNPSAKKDFDAFIEKQESLLGVHMATAYDAENDSFNFYLANANDKKWLKSVKITDDKSLIVLNENGDVLASAKSTLSEKEALFDVYSDFARELKSVDTFSSLGKVLKNKKATDGDLISAFRKSVVSYDFGSYDVTYAQTNEPNEGDFKYASTKLDIKEATQAWKKLIELHQKDTKPNMYLVETILKEIKNQGFSRQISKVDKVLNDTDFLSIDYLIKHYDAIDAERLVYNEKEGEKHSIGSLNQEISGALQQNKNIAANEVSAAGNQDKTISIYKKLIAAGKGNFETYQNYLAYLAETADKDGSNGAYLKEFNAYFNTNLGDKGNVIERLDQMFGSLGTDSEYGFNGWNWFKEYHSNLCNSAAWTVVSKPGNTDFLKSAIGWSEYSLAVSKNNPYYLDTLAQLYYKDGQKNKAIETQILAAKYLNSEIEEQTAAEIRETLTKMQNGTY from the coding sequence ATGCGTAATTTTACATGGAGTTTTTTAATGTTTTTTTGTTTCGTTTTTTCTTCTTTTTCTCAAACAAAAAGTGTTGAAAAAGGGACCTATCTTTCGACGAACAGAGGGCAAAAAGTTAAATTAAATTTATTAGAGAATGGTAAGTACGAATTTATATTGTATTTCGGTGATTACAATGTAAAGGGGGATTCATTACTATTTTCTCAAAATAAGAGTGTTGAAGAAGGTTTTGATCTTTCCTTTATAACGGATAAAAAGGCAAAAAAAATTAAAATAAAGTTTGTAGATCCTTCTTTTTATCCCTTTTATGTAGGAACACAAAAAGGAAGTGAAGCAATTCAGTATAAAAAGCTTTCCGATATCAAGATTGAAACAGATCCGGAGTGGAAAGATCTTGATACAGCATTTGATATTGATAAATGTGATTTTTTATATTTAGCTTTAGAAGGTTATGATACCGAAACCAAACTTTATAAGTATGCACTGCCAAAGGATGTTGCTGAAGTAACCATTAAATACAATTCGCTTACTGAGGGGGATTTAAAAATTTCCGGTCTTTGGGATAAGAAGACCAATCAACTCCGAATTTCAGATAAGGGAGGGAAGAACCCGCTGACTTTTGTAAATGAAAAAGAACAGAAGCCGGAAGCCAAAGAAGTAAAAGTTACCCCTATGGAGAGTCTGAACATTCCTAACTGGACTTATCCGGGGAAAGATCCTGTGGTGGACGCAGATTTTGAAATGACAGTTGATTCTGCCGCTACTGCAGTTGTTGATTCTGCATATGTTCCTGAAATTTATGATTTTAAATTCAAAATTCAAGATAATCTTAAAAGTGCTCTCGCGGCAACTGCAGCCGATAAAACTAAATTCCTGGTTGTGGCAGTTGACACTAAAAACCCTTCTGCAAAAAAGGATTTTGATGCTTTTATTGAAAAACAGGAATCTCTTTTGGGCGTTCATATGGCTACTGCTTATGACGCAGAAAATGATTCTTTTAATTTTTATCTGGCCAATGCCAATGATAAAAAATGGCTGAAGTCAGTTAAAATTACGGATGATAAAAGTTTGATTGTCTTAAATGAGAATGGGGACGTTTTAGCAAGTGCAAAATCTACATTGTCGGAAAAAGAAGCACTTTTTGATGTTTATTCGGATTTTGCGAGAGAACTAAAAAGCGTTGATACTTTCTCTTCACTTGGTAAAGTGTTAAAAAATAAAAAGGCAACGGATGGAGATTTAATTTCCGCATTCCGAAAATCAGTAGTGTCTTATGATTTTGGGAGTTATGATGTAACGTATGCTCAAACCAATGAACCTAATGAGGGAGATTTTAAGTATGCCAGTACCAAGCTGGACATAAAAGAGGCAACACAAGCGTGGAAAAAATTAATTGAACTGCATCAAAAAGATACAAAACCTAATATGTATTTGGTAGAGACAATTTTGAAAGAAATCAAAAATCAGGGATTCTCGAGACAAATTTCAAAAGTAGATAAAGTTTTAAACGATACTGATTTTCTTTCGATCGATTATTTAATCAAACATTATGATGCTATTGATGCGGAGCGTTTAGTATACAATGAAAAAGAAGGAGAGAAACACAGTATAGGAAGTTTAAACCAGGAAATTTCGGGAGCTTTACAGCAAAACAAGAATATCGCAGCAAATGAAGTTTCCGCTGCCGGTAACCAAGACAAAACAATCTCGATCTACAAAAAACTAATTGCGGCCGGAAAAGGAAACTTTGAGACCTATCAGAATTATTTAGCTTATTTAGCTGAAACAGCTGATAAAGATGGTTCTAATGGAGCTTATTTGAAGGAATTCAATGCTTATTTTAATACAAATCTGGGAGATAAAGGAAATGTAATCGAAAGACTGGATCAGATGTTTGGTTCATTAGGGACTGATTCTGAATATGGTTTCAATGGTTGGAACTGGTTTAAAGAATACCACTCTAATCTTTGTAATTCGGCAGCGTGGACAGTAGTATCAAAACCAGGAAATACCGATTTTTTAAAATCAGCAATAGGATGGTCTGAGTACAGCCTTGCCGTTTCAAAGAACAATCCTTATTATTTGGATACCCTGGCACAGTTGTATTATAAAGACGGGCAAAAAAACAAAGCAATCGAGACGCAAATTTTGGCTGCTAAATATCTGAACAGTGAAATTGAAGAGCAAACAGCAGCAGAGATCAGAGAGACTTTAACAAAAATGCAAAACGGAACGTATTAA
- a CDS encoding DUF4153 domain-containing protein gives MSKLPSLQNVLNATLKTVLRFPLEILTAILGTVFAIILSEGNYNSPNKEFYEKALMSCSLSLVLFLSVSLFFLASKKSNLLRFAISIGLGSLVFLFVNTFHKYTTDVEIQQFMVLNIVFHLLVSFAGFLPRTYNQDEFWEFNKQLFLRILTSGLYSIVLYSGLALAILAIDKLFNIDFYDRIYMHVFFVIAGVFNTTFFLSGVPDTNNSQTPLVLNYPKGLKNFTQFVLLPLISLYLVILICYEAKILLTFSLPVGWVSYLVLVFAIFGILSFLLVHPIAAETANLWMRTFNRWFYFLLIPLLVLLFWAILYRINLYGFTHERYYVLLMSVWLSLVVGYFLIQKHPKIKFIPISLCLAGLFSIAGPQSANSISKYSQLARFESYVQNKTAKKLSFEQQQDLSSIVSFLERNYGVEIMVPYAKTKLEALLKKEKDPSDYEIMEALGYEYQSAYAQEEKVNDSFYFYYQQNEVLNIHGYDFSVDLSSDTPYECHDCVKIENKSYSLTSTVEDYGLNLEINKESIPLKIVDFINATPDFKRNQDYGKKITQEVQTSKYKILITYLSANGKIKDNKKTVNRYMINVLVQIKK, from the coding sequence ATGAGTAAACTTCCATCGTTACAGAACGTCCTGAACGCAACACTGAAAACCGTTCTTCGGTTTCCTTTAGAAATACTAACCGCCATTCTAGGAACTGTCTTTGCTATAATTCTTAGCGAAGGAAATTACAACAGTCCCAACAAAGAATTCTATGAAAAAGCTTTAATGAGTTGCTCTTTGAGTCTCGTTTTATTTCTCTCTGTCAGTTTGTTTTTTTTGGCTTCGAAAAAAAGTAATCTCCTGCGTTTTGCCATTAGTATTGGCTTAGGAAGTCTTGTTTTTCTCTTTGTCAATACTTTTCACAAGTACACTACAGATGTCGAAATACAGCAGTTTATGGTTCTGAATATTGTATTTCATTTATTGGTTTCGTTTGCAGGGTTCCTGCCCAGAACTTACAATCAGGATGAGTTTTGGGAATTTAACAAACAGCTTTTCCTGAGAATTTTAACGTCAGGTTTGTACAGTATTGTGCTTTATTCCGGTCTGGCATTGGCTATTTTAGCGATTGACAAACTTTTTAATATTGACTTTTACGATCGTATTTACATGCATGTCTTTTTTGTGATTGCCGGGGTTTTTAATACCACTTTCTTTTTAAGCGGTGTTCCGGATACTAACAATAGTCAGACGCCTCTGGTTCTGAATTACCCGAAAGGACTTAAAAACTTCACTCAATTTGTGTTGCTGCCATTAATCAGTCTTTATCTGGTGATTTTAATCTGTTATGAAGCAAAAATTCTGCTGACATTTTCACTTCCAGTCGGCTGGGTCTCCTATCTCGTTTTAGTGTTTGCTATTTTCGGAATCTTGTCTTTTTTATTGGTTCACCCAATTGCTGCCGAAACGGCTAATCTTTGGATGCGAACTTTTAATCGATGGTTTTATTTTTTATTAATTCCGTTATTAGTATTGCTTTTTTGGGCCATTTTGTACCGAATCAATCTGTATGGTTTTACACATGAACGCTATTATGTACTGTTAATGTCAGTATGGTTATCCCTTGTTGTGGGGTATTTTCTCATTCAAAAGCATCCTAAAATAAAGTTCATTCCGATAAGTTTATGTCTCGCAGGCTTGTTTTCTATAGCAGGACCGCAAAGTGCTAATTCGATTTCAAAATACAGTCAGCTGGCCCGTTTTGAAAGTTATGTGCAAAATAAAACCGCTAAAAAACTGAGTTTCGAACAACAACAGGATTTAAGCAGTATTGTTTCATTTTTAGAGCGCAATTATGGGGTTGAAATTATGGTTCCGTATGCCAAAACCAAGCTGGAAGCACTGCTTAAAAAAGAGAAAGATCCAAGCGATTATGAAATCATGGAAGCTTTAGGCTATGAATACCAGTCAGCATACGCCCAGGAAGAAAAAGTCAATGATTCGTTTTACTTTTATTACCAACAAAACGAGGTGCTGAATATTCACGGATATGACTTTTCGGTTGACCTTTCCAGTGACACCCCTTATGAATGTCATGATTGTGTAAAAATTGAGAATAAAAGCTATTCTCTTACCTCTACGGTAGAAGATTACGGATTAAACTTAGAGATTAACAAAGAAAGCATTCCGTTAAAAATTGTTGATTTTATTAATGCAACTCCTGATTTCAAACGTAATCAGGATTATGGCAAAAAAATAACGCAGGAAGTGCAAACTTCAAAATATAAAATTCTGATTACGTACCTCAGCGCCAATGGCAAAATTAAAGACAATAAGAAAACCGTAAATCGTTATATGATAAACGTACTGGTACAAATAAAAAAATAA
- a CDS encoding TonB-dependent receptor plug domain-containing protein, producing MKKNVVLALSLLTFSGIYAQENKKEQDSLKNNELTEVTIVGSRSKNRVKTDVPVPVDVFNISEITKGAPQTSVTQILNYVAPSFTSNATSTADATDHVDPAQLRGLGPDQVLILVNGKRRHTSSLVNINGSPGRGSVGTDLNAIPSFAIERIEVLRDGAAAQYGSDAIAGVINIVLKKNANYLSGGIQYGTNLSSGSNNFKGGADGQNLQVDLNYGTSLGKAGSFLNVTGSAVTRQATSRAGIRSNAIFNAYNAVENRAAQDGVNINSFFSNINNTSNSAQILSSLKQYAPQVGYFTPVQQNAIASAGTIAQMQTALNFDVTNNELAYRGQERSDYNMSVGQSELASGQLYYNTKYPLTETTSLYSFGGLSYRNGRSYAFNRLPNGSGTFTQVYQNGFLPEIESSILDASAAVGATTELFGFDTDISTNLGTNSFKYDVNNTINATLGTNSASSFYAGKVSFLQSTTNLDLSKKYDVLNGLNVAFGGEFRYENYQIQQGEEASYGLYDTNGNLVPGILPSNSPLIVTDFFGNKRGAGAQGFSGFQPSDAKIKDRKSGAAYVDLELNATENWLLNGAARYENYSDFGSTVTFKLASLLKLTDNINWRISGQTGFRAPSLQQKYFESSSTQFINGSPYQVGYFTNDSQAAKSIGVENLKPEKSKSISTGFTFKIPEANITIATDAYFTRIDDRVVLTGQYARPTDAQINAATSPEQKDALTLFQQAFDLKGVERASFWTNGINSETKGIDVVISHKYNVIPDFTIRNDFALSYNTTKRVGELNVPQSIINAGGEPFKYSFFPESSRIYLEEAIPKLKANLMTTFSIKKLDIYLRNSYFGAVTDPGATDVNLDGSSSVYEHPEYSAKLVTDLSFGYQINEKFRFTVGFNNIGDVYPDRNNPATPAFTNTTPTLSPAPSTDLSNANQFAYSRAVSQFGLNGRFGFARLSFKF from the coding sequence ATGAAAAAGAATGTAGTATTAGCTTTGAGTCTTTTGACCTTTTCAGGCATTTATGCACAGGAGAATAAAAAAGAACAGGACAGCTTAAAGAATAATGAATTGACTGAAGTGACCATTGTAGGGTCGCGCAGTAAAAACAGAGTAAAAACAGATGTGCCAGTACCGGTTGATGTTTTTAATATTTCGGAAATAACAAAAGGAGCGCCGCAAACCAGCGTAACTCAAATTTTAAATTATGTGGCACCTTCTTTTACGAGTAACGCAACTTCTACAGCAGATGCGACAGATCACGTTGATCCTGCACAGTTAAGAGGTTTAGGACCGGATCAGGTTTTGATTTTGGTAAACGGAAAACGAAGACATACAAGTTCATTAGTCAACATTAACGGTTCGCCGGGAAGAGGATCTGTAGGAACCGATTTAAATGCCATACCTTCATTTGCTATTGAAAGAATCGAGGTTTTGCGTGACGGTGCAGCGGCTCAGTACGGTTCGGACGCTATTGCAGGAGTTATTAATATCGTATTGAAAAAGAATGCTAATTATCTTTCAGGAGGTATACAGTATGGTACTAATTTATCGTCGGGATCCAATAATTTTAAAGGAGGAGCTGATGGTCAGAATCTGCAAGTTGATTTAAATTACGGAACTTCTTTAGGTAAAGCAGGGAGTTTTCTTAATGTTACCGGTAGTGCTGTGACCAGACAGGCAACAAGCCGCGCAGGAATTAGAAGTAATGCTATTTTTAACGCTTACAATGCTGTCGAGAACAGAGCAGCTCAGGACGGTGTGAACATTAATTCATTTTTCAGTAATATTAACAACACCTCAAATTCAGCACAAATTTTGAGTTCGCTGAAACAGTATGCACCACAGGTGGGCTACTTTACACCGGTACAGCAAAATGCTATCGCTTCGGCTGGTACTATTGCCCAAATGCAAACCGCTTTGAATTTTGATGTAACCAATAATGAATTGGCGTACAGAGGACAGGAAAGAAGTGACTATAATATGAGTGTAGGTCAGTCTGAATTAGCATCTGGACAATTATATTACAATACAAAGTATCCGTTAACTGAAACGACTTCATTGTATTCATTTGGAGGTTTGTCTTATAGAAATGGTAGATCGTATGCTTTTAACAGACTTCCAAACGGTTCAGGAACTTTTACACAGGTATATCAAAATGGATTTTTACCGGAAATAGAATCTTCGATCTTAGATGCTTCTGCGGCAGTTGGAGCTACGACAGAATTATTCGGTTTTGACACCGATATCAGTACAAACCTCGGAACAAACTCTTTTAAATATGATGTGAACAATACTATTAATGCTACTTTGGGAACCAATTCGGCGTCGAGTTTTTATGCTGGTAAAGTTTCGTTTTTGCAAAGTACAACCAATCTGGATTTAAGTAAAAAATACGATGTTTTAAACGGATTGAATGTTGCCTTTGGTGGAGAATTCAGATATGAAAATTATCAGATTCAACAGGGAGAAGAAGCTTCTTACGGATTGTACGATACCAACGGAAATTTGGTTCCTGGAATTTTACCAAGCAATTCACCTTTAATCGTAACCGACTTTTTCGGGAATAAGCGTGGAGCCGGAGCACAAGGATTCTCAGGGTTTCAGCCTTCAGATGCTAAAATTAAAGATAGAAAAAGTGGTGCGGCTTATGTAGATTTAGAATTAAATGCAACAGAAAACTGGCTTCTAAACGGAGCAGCGCGTTACGAGAACTATTCTGATTTTGGAAGTACCGTTACCTTTAAACTGGCGTCTCTTTTGAAATTAACAGACAATATCAACTGGAGGATTTCAGGACAAACAGGTTTTAGAGCACCTTCCTTACAGCAGAAATATTTTGAAAGCAGTTCAACTCAGTTCATAAACGGTTCACCTTATCAGGTTGGATATTTTACAAATGATTCACAGGCTGCCAAAAGTATTGGGGTTGAAAATTTAAAACCGGAGAAATCAAAAAGTATCAGTACAGGGTTTACTTTCAAGATTCCTGAAGCAAACATTACCATTGCAACAGATGCTTATTTTACCAGAATCGACGACAGAGTGGTATTAACCGGGCAGTATGCAAGACCAACAGATGCACAGATCAATGCAGCAACATCTCCGGAACAAAAAGATGCCTTAACTTTATTTCAACAGGCGTTTGATTTAAAAGGTGTGGAAAGAGCTTCGTTCTGGACCAACGGAATCAACTCTGAAACAAAAGGTATTGATGTTGTAATTTCACATAAATACAATGTTATTCCGGATTTCACGATCAGAAATGATTTTGCGTTGAGCTACAATACCACCAAAAGAGTAGGAGAATTAAATGTTCCTCAATCGATCATCAATGCAGGTGGAGAGCCTTTTAAGTATTCATTCTTTCCGGAGTCAAGCCGAATTTATTTAGAAGAAGCTATTCCAAAATTGAAAGCCAATTTGATGACTACCTTTAGTATTAAAAAACTGGACATTTATTTAAGAAACAGTTATTTCGGAGCAGTGACAGACCCAGGAGCAACGGATGTAAATTTAGACGGATCATCTTCTGTTTACGAACATCCTGAATACAGCGCTAAATTGGTTACCGATTTGTCTTTTGGATATCAAATTAATGAGAAATTCAGATTCACCGTTGGGTTTAATAATATAGGAGATGTTTATCCGGACCGAAATAATCCTGCAACACCAGCCTTTACCAATACAACGCCAACCTTATCGCCTGCGCCAAGTACAGATTTAAGCAACGCCAATCAGTTTGCTTATTCCAGAGCAGTATCACAATTTGGATTAAACGGAAGATTTGGTTTTGCACGTTTAAGTTTCAAATTCTAA
- a CDS encoding O-acetylhomoserine aminocarboxypropyltransferase/cysteine synthase family protein, protein MSTQKFATNALHAGHDVTKNAGTRAVPIYQTSSYVFNNSDHAAKLFGLAEAGFIYTRLNNPTNDVLEQRLAALEGGIGAVVTASGASAISTSLLTLLKAGDHIVASNSLYGGTYNLLSVTLPRLGITTTFVDPSKPENFTKAAKENTRAFFVESLGNPKLDVLDLKAIAVEAKKFKVPFIVDNTVATPYLLNPIEYGADIVIHSLTKYISGNGTSLGGAIIDAGTFDWANGKFPEFTEPSPGYHGLVYHEALGNAAFIAKARIEGLRDFGAALSPFNAFQIIQGLETLPIRIQKHSENALALASWLEKQEEVAWVNYPGLKTNKYYDLSQQYLPKGQSGVVTFGLKGGFEAAKKVVDETKLFSLLANIGDTKSLIIHPASTTHQQLSDAEQLETGVSKDLVRLSVGLEDIEDLIADLQTVFASVTESQYSINKN, encoded by the coding sequence ATGAGCACACAAAAATTTGCCACAAACGCACTACACGCAGGACACGACGTTACTAAAAATGCAGGAACCAGAGCAGTTCCAATTTATCAGACATCCTCGTATGTTTTTAACAATTCAGATCACGCAGCCAAATTGTTTGGTCTTGCCGAAGCCGGATTTATTTACACCCGATTAAATAACCCTACAAACGATGTTTTAGAACAGCGTCTTGCAGCGCTTGAAGGCGGAATTGGAGCAGTAGTTACAGCCTCAGGAGCCTCTGCAATTTCCACATCTTTATTGACTTTGCTAAAAGCAGGAGATCATATTGTGGCTTCTAATAGTTTGTACGGAGGGACGTATAATTTATTGAGCGTAACTTTACCGCGTTTAGGGATCACAACTACCTTTGTAGATCCTTCAAAACCCGAAAATTTCACTAAAGCTGCCAAAGAAAACACCCGGGCATTTTTTGTTGAATCTTTAGGGAACCCCAAATTAGATGTGCTCGATCTGAAAGCGATTGCAGTGGAGGCTAAAAAGTTTAAAGTTCCTTTTATTGTAGACAATACAGTAGCTACTCCTTATTTATTAAATCCAATTGAATACGGAGCAGATATTGTCATTCACTCCCTTACCAAATATATTTCAGGAAACGGAACCTCATTAGGAGGAGCCATTATCGACGCCGGAACTTTTGACTGGGCGAATGGTAAATTTCCTGAGTTCACAGAGCCTTCACCGGGTTATCATGGCTTAGTGTATCATGAAGCTTTAGGAAATGCAGCTTTCATTGCTAAAGCAAGAATCGAAGGATTACGTGATTTTGGAGCAGCTTTGAGTCCGTTTAATGCTTTTCAGATCATTCAGGGACTAGAGACTTTACCAATTCGAATTCAAAAACATAGCGAAAATGCTTTGGCTTTGGCTTCCTGGCTAGAAAAACAGGAAGAAGTAGCCTGGGTGAACTATCCGGGCTTAAAAACCAATAAATATTATGACCTGTCACAGCAGTACTTGCCAAAAGGGCAAAGTGGTGTCGTTACCTTTGGATTAAAAGGAGGTTTTGAAGCAGCCAAAAAAGTGGTAGATGAAACCAAACTTTTCTCGCTTCTGGCCAACATTGGTGATACAAAGTCATTAATCATTCATCCGGCAAGTACAACGCATCAGCAATTGTCTGATGCCGAACAATTAGAAACGGGAGTTTCAAAAGATCTGGTTCGACTTTCTGTTGGATTGGAAGATATAGAAGATTTAATTGCTGACTTGCAAACTGTTTTTGCAAGCGTGACCGAGTCACAATACAGCATTAATAAAAACTAG
- a CDS encoding M28 family metallopeptidase, with protein MKNKMMLVLIAYGGVVFSQAVKKPLVSAITDKDLKTDMYQMAGDHFNGREAGTLDELKVSMWLANKAKEAGMTPAGDDGTYFQFFDLYRHQVTPNTKFKIGQKEYKLWKDVLVAETTNIKVDAPLVYLGAATKEAIEKADVKGKAVVLLASKEGIADDISLFDRRYPGLVRNKYYDLVVKKGATALIMVADELAEQSWSQVEPQMTRGIYGIEGFRDKIGATMPVFWVHNDQLEYLKNTKDLLSTEVISETYKYPSVNVVGKIEGTDPKLKNEYVLFSGHQDHDGVRQKYGQDSIYNGADDNASTCVAMLAIARAYKKQPGKRTSLFVFHGSEERGLLGSRWYASHTTVPEKDIVAVLNGDMIGRNNVNQAALLGSSSPHENSSDLVAIAKKANDEGPKFDLDKLWDRPEHPEYFYFRSDHLPYARRGIPSVFYTSVLHSQYHTPMDESENIDFVKLHKMTEWMYRTGWILSNDAGRPKTLPNVQLER; from the coding sequence ATGAAAAATAAAATGATGCTCGTTTTGATTGCTTACGGAGGAGTAGTTTTTTCGCAGGCAGTTAAGAAACCTTTAGTTTCAGCAATTACAGATAAAGATTTAAAAACCGATATGTACCAGATGGCCGGAGATCATTTTAACGGTCGTGAGGCAGGAACCTTAGATGAATTAAAAGTATCGATGTGGCTCGCCAATAAAGCTAAAGAAGCCGGAATGACTCCGGCAGGTGATGATGGAACTTATTTTCAGTTTTTTGATTTGTACAGGCATCAGGTGACACCCAATACAAAATTTAAAATTGGACAAAAAGAATATAAACTGTGGAAAGATGTTCTGGTAGCAGAAACGACCAACATTAAAGTAGATGCTCCATTGGTTTATTTAGGTGCAGCCACAAAAGAAGCAATTGAAAAAGCGGATGTCAAAGGAAAGGCAGTTGTATTATTAGCCTCCAAAGAAGGAATAGCAGATGATATTTCGTTATTCGACAGACGTTACCCGGGTTTGGTTCGAAACAAATATTATGATCTTGTGGTAAAAAAGGGTGCAACAGCTCTGATTATGGTTGCCGATGAGTTAGCAGAACAAAGCTGGTCTCAGGTGGAACCACAAATGACAAGAGGAATTTACGGAATTGAAGGTTTTCGAGATAAAATTGGTGCTACAATGCCAGTTTTTTGGGTTCACAATGATCAGTTAGAATATCTAAAAAATACCAAAGATCTTTTATCAACTGAAGTGATTTCAGAAACTTATAAATATCCTTCGGTGAATGTTGTAGGTAAAATTGAAGGAACAGATCCTAAACTGAAAAACGAATATGTTCTTTTTAGCGGACATCAGGATCATGATGGTGTAAGACAAAAATACGGACAGGACTCTATTTACAACGGAGCCGATGATAATGCCAGTACCTGTGTGGCGATGCTGGCCATTGCAAGAGCTTATAAAAAGCAACCTGGAAAAAGAACTTCCTTATTTGTGTTTCATGGTTCAGAAGAGCGAGGTTTATTAGGTTCAAGATGGTATGCTTCGCACACTACAGTTCCTGAAAAAGATATTGTTGCCGTTTTAAACGGAGATATGATCGGAAGAAACAACGTCAATCAGGCGGCTCTTTTAGGTTCCAGTTCTCCTCATGAAAATTCTTCAGATTTAGTCGCAATTGCCAAAAAAGCAAACGATGAAGGGCCTAAATTTGATCTGGACAAACTTTGGGACAGACCGGAACATCCGGAGTATTTTTATTTCCGTTCCGACCACTTACCTTATGCCAGAAGAGGAATTCCTTCTGTTTTTTATACCAGTGTTTTGCACAGTCAGTACCATACACCAATGGATGAGTCTGAAAACATTGACTTTGTAAAATTGCACAAAATGACCGAATGGATGTATCGCACAGGCTGGATTTTATCGAATGATGCAGGGCGTCCTAAAACATTGCCCAACGTACAATTAGAACGATAG
- the metK gene encoding methionine adenosyltransferase: MAYLFTSESVSEGHPDKVADQISDALIDNFLAFDADSKVACETLVTTGQVILAGEVKSNTYLDVQQIAREVIRKIGYTKSEYMFEANSCGILSAIHEQSADINQGVDRAKPEEQGAGDQGMMFGYATNETENFMPLALDLSHKLLQELAILRRENKEITYLRPDAKSQVTLEYSDDNKPTRIDAIVISTQHDDFDEEAAMLAKIKKDIIEILIPRIIAKNPAHAHLFNDKINYHINPTGKFVIGGPHGDTGLTGRKIIVDTYGGKGAHGGGAFSGKDPSKVDRSAAYATRHIAKNLVAAGIADEILVQVSYAIGVAEPMGIFIDTYGTSKVNLTNGEIAKKVEAIFDMRPYFIEQRLKLRNPIYSETAAYGHMGRKPETVTKTFSAPGGNEKTVTVELFTWEKLDFVDQVKAAFGL; this comes from the coding sequence ATGGCTTATTTATTTACGTCAGAATCTGTTAGTGAAGGGCATCCAGACAAAGTTGCAGATCAAATTTCGGATGCATTAATTGATAATTTTTTGGCATTTGATGCTGACTCAAAAGTAGCTTGTGAAACTCTGGTTACTACAGGTCAGGTAATTTTAGCTGGTGAAGTAAAATCGAATACTTATCTTGATGTGCAGCAAATTGCCCGCGAAGTAATCCGTAAAATTGGATATACTAAAAGCGAATATATGTTTGAGGCAAATTCTTGCGGGATTCTTTCAGCAATTCATGAGCAATCAGCAGATATTAATCAAGGGGTTGACAGAGCTAAGCCGGAAGAGCAAGGTGCCGGAGACCAGGGAATGATGTTTGGTTATGCAACTAACGAAACTGAAAACTTCATGCCATTGGCACTTGACCTGTCTCATAAATTATTACAGGAGTTAGCTATTTTAAGACGTGAAAATAAAGAAATCACTTATTTACGTCCTGATGCAAAATCACAGGTAACTTTAGAGTACAGTGACGATAATAAACCAACTCGTATTGATGCAATTGTAATCTCAACTCAACACGACGATTTTGATGAAGAAGCGGCAATGCTTGCTAAAATCAAAAAAGATATTATCGAAATTTTGATTCCAAGAATCATTGCTAAAAACCCTGCTCACGCGCATTTATTCAACGATAAGATCAACTACCATATCAATCCAACTGGGAAATTCGTTATTGGAGGACCTCACGGAGATACCGGTTTAACAGGAAGAAAAATTATTGTGGATACTTACGGTGGAAAAGGTGCTCACGGTGGTGGTGCATTCTCAGGAAAAGATCCAAGTAAAGTAGACAGAAGTGCGGCTTATGCAACACGTCATATCGCTAAAAACTTAGTAGCAGCAGGTATTGCTGATGAGATTTTAGTACAGGTTTCTTACGCAATTGGAGTTGCTGAGCCAATGGGTATTTTTATTGATACTTACGGAACTTCTAAAGTAAACTTAACTAACGGTGAAATCGCTAAAAAAGTAGAAGCTATCTTCGATATGCGTCCTTACTTTATCGAGCAGCGTTTGAAATTGAGAAACCCTATTTACAGTGAAACTGCTGCTTACGGACACATGGGACGTAAACCGGAAACTGTAACTAAAACTTTCTCTGCTCCTGGTGGAAACGAAAAAACAGTTACTGTTGAATTGTTTACTTGGGAAAAACTTGATTTCGTTGACCAGGTAAAAGCTGCTTTCGGATTATAG